The window CTCTGCCAATGGAGATGATTTCCGAGATCCTCTTGAGATCAACCCCCGGATCCTTGCCCGTAAAAAAACCCCTTACACCCTTACCGAATATATCGGGAGAGACGAGGTGTTCCATATCTACCGCATCAGCTCTTTAAACGCGGCCGGTAGCTTCTCTATGATGTCCGATGCTACAAGGGAGCGTTCACCTTTTTCATCAGCTGCCCGGTCTCCCGCTAGACCGTGAAGATAGACCCCGAGGAGAGAAGCGTCTAACGGCGTCAATCCCTGTCCGAGCAGAGACGATACCATGCCTGTCAGCACATCTCCTGTCCCACCGGTAGCCATGCCGGGATTCCCTGTGGTATTGATAAAGACCCTCCCATCGGGCTCCGCGATAACAGTCGGCACACCTTTCAGCACAAGATGAACCCCGGCATCTTTCGAGAAAGAGAGGGCCGTGTTAATCCGGTCCTTCTCGATCGCTCCAAGCTGGGTTGACAACCCCCTCCCCTTCTTCGTCTTGCCCAAGAGTCTTGCCATCTCTCCCGGATGAGGCGTGAGGATGACCGGTGCGAGCACATTCTTGAGAATGCCGGTGTTTCTTATGGAATTCAGCCCGTCTGCATCAATGACGAGCGGCGCACGCGAAGTGGTTAAGACCTTCTCGAGGATATTCGCCGTCTCACCCGAGACGCCGATTCCCGGTCCTATGCAGAGGACATCTGCCTTCTCCGACAAAAACTCGAGAATGATATCCGCGGCGTCCGAAGACAGACTCCCGTCGCCCCTGTCAGGCAGGGGAAGGGTCATCTCTTCGGTCACCCTCGACTGGAAGACATGCATGAGTGACTCCGGAACTCCCAGGGTGACAAGGCCCGAGCCAGTTCTCATACATGCCCTGGCAGCCATAAATGCGGCACCTGTCTTGCCCCTCGACCCGGCAACGATGAAGACGTGGCCATAGTCTCCCTTATGTGAATATGTATGCCTCTCGGGCACCAGGGCAGAGACCTCCCTTTTTTCCAACATGTTCACGTTCAGATTCTGTGATGTGAGGAGGTCTTCAGGGAACCCTATGTTCTCGATAAAGAGTCTGCCCGTGAGCTCGGCTCCCGGGTGGAGGAGGTGGCCCCTCTTGGGCAGACCAAAGGTTACGGTTTGTGCGGCCCTGACCGCCGTTCCCATCAGCTGCCCCGTATCGGAGGAAATGCCGGACGGGATATCAACGCTCACCACCGGCGCATCCGAGTCATTGAGAAAATGTATCGCCTTTGCTGTCTTCCCCACGACATCCTTGCTTAACCCTGTTCCGAATAATGCATCAACGACGACCGCGCTATGGAGATCCCTTCCCGTCATCCCGGCCCTCATCTCGATCGGCACTCCCATCCGCTTCGCTATCCTGAATTGTGAGAGGCAATCAGGGCTCAGCTTATCTTCCTCAGAGAAGAGAAGAACCTTCACATGCCGGCCCGTATTATATAATTCGCGAGCGGCAACGATCCCGTCACCGCCGTTGTTCCCCCCGCCACAGACGACAATGACCTTTCTCCCGG is drawn from Thermodesulfovibrionales bacterium and contains these coding sequences:
- a CDS encoding NAD(P)H-hydrate dehydratase, producing the protein MKVVTAEEMRDIDEKTIRKFGISGNVLMERAGTAVASRVMELYSGRKVIVVCGGGNNGGDGIVAARELYNTGRHVKVLLFSEEDKLSPDCLSQFRIAKRMGVPIEMRAGMTGRDLHSAVVVDALFGTGLSKDVVGKTAKAIHFLNDSDAPVVSVDIPSGISSDTGQLMGTAVRAAQTVTFGLPKRGHLLHPGAELTGRLFIENIGFPEDLLTSQNLNVNMLEKREVSALVPERHTYSHKGDYGHVFIVAGSRGKTGAAFMAARACMRTGSGLVTLGVPESLMHVFQSRVTEEMTLPLPDRGDGSLSSDAADIILEFLSEKADVLCIGPGIGVSGETANILEKVLTTSRAPLVIDADGLNSIRNTGILKNVLAPVILTPHPGEMARLLGKTKKGRGLSTQLGAIEKDRINTALSFSKDAGVHLVLKGVPTVIAEPDGRVFINTTGNPGMATGGTGDVLTGMVSSLLGQGLTPLDASLLGVYLHGLAGDRAADEKGERSLVASDIIEKLPAAFKELMR